One window of the Oceanicaulis sp. genome contains the following:
- a CDS encoding MotA/TolQ/ExbB proton channel family protein — protein MDFQGALTSLQEFLERGGPVLNWIMALTFVMWAFILERLAYFGFAHKSVRDRALKEWGARGDHHSWHALAIRDQLISEVKAKAEQNVELIKTLVAVAPLFGLLGTVTGMVSVFDVMSISGSSDARAMSAGVARATIPTMAGMVAALSGLLFSNQIERMAKRRVHELADDLEVE, from the coding sequence AGGAGTTCCTGGAGCGCGGCGGCCCGGTCCTGAACTGGATCATGGCCCTGACCTTCGTGATGTGGGCGTTCATCCTGGAGCGGCTGGCGTATTTCGGTTTCGCGCACAAAAGCGTGCGGGACCGGGCGCTGAAGGAATGGGGGGCGCGCGGCGACCACCATTCCTGGCACGCGCTGGCCATCCGGGATCAGCTCATCAGCGAGGTCAAGGCGAAGGCGGAGCAGAACGTGGAGCTCATCAAGACCCTGGTCGCGGTGGCTCCCCTGTTCGGCCTGCTGGGCACCGTGACGGGCATGGTTTCGGTCTTCGACGTGATGTCGATCTCCGGCTCCTCTGACGCACGCGCCATGAGCGCCGGCGTCGCCCGGGCCACGATTCCGACCATGGCCGGCATGGTGGCCGCGCTGTCCGGTCTCCTGTTCTCAAACCAGATCGAGCGCATGGCGAAACGCCGCGTGCACGAGCTGGCCGACGACCTGGAAGTGGAGTGA
- a CDS encoding biopolymer transporter ExbD has protein sequence MRRRARRGSDQADVNMTPMLDIVFILLIFFIVTATFLQEEGLDLRPPPPSEEPPEESNPVILVQITNQNRVFVNQDATSELRVLSAVSRIRAEQPNSAVLIEVAQDAEHGTMVRLVDELRANSIPVSISRANEE, from the coding sequence ATGCGTAGAAGAGCCAGGCGCGGGAGCGATCAGGCCGACGTCAACATGACGCCGATGCTCGACATCGTGTTCATCCTGCTGATCTTCTTCATTGTGACCGCCACCTTCCTGCAGGAAGAAGGTCTCGATCTCCGTCCGCCCCCTCCCAGCGAGGAGCCGCCGGAAGAGTCGAACCCGGTCATTCTGGTGCAGATCACGAACCAGAACCGCGTCTTCGTGAACCAGGACGCCACCAGCGAGCTTCGCGTGCTCTCGGCGGTGTCCCGGATCCGCGCCGAGCAGCCGAATTCCGCCGTCCTCATCGAGGTCGCGCAGGACGCCGAGCACGGCACGATGGTCCGTCTGGTCGACGAGCTGCGGGCGAACTCGATCCCGGTATCGATTTCGCGCGCTAACGAAGAATAA